The following proteins are encoded in a genomic region of Ignavibacteriota bacterium:
- a CDS encoding FkbM family methyltransferase gives MIMTSFIRSLGKRLIGAAGYEFLRNGKGGIVLPRGVDWFLWQRGVHRAMFRKHLQQVLKARAIDLVLDVGANVGQYGQGLRELGYTGDIISFEPAADLFSRLQQTAQGDARWRVKCCALGEETGTVTFNRTRNPLLCSVLTPGPEYTDIVGSGMDIVATEQVELRRLDDLWEECTEGLPNRRIMLKMDTQGYNAQVFAGVREHVHEIQVLQSELSAGALYVNAASMLEELGVYQSYNFRVSCIHPITISKISRNAIEYDCVLSKEENKLSK, from the coding sequence ATGATCATGACGAGTTTTATACGATCTCTTGGTAAAAGGCTGATTGGCGCGGCAGGGTACGAATTTCTCCGTAACGGCAAGGGAGGCATTGTACTACCACGCGGCGTGGACTGGTTTTTATGGCAGCGCGGCGTCCATCGCGCCATGTTCCGCAAGCATCTGCAGCAGGTTCTGAAGGCGCGGGCCATAGACCTGGTTCTCGATGTGGGGGCGAATGTCGGACAGTACGGACAAGGTCTGCGGGAATTGGGCTACACCGGCGACATCATCTCCTTCGAACCTGCGGCCGACCTGTTTTCACGGTTGCAACAAACGGCGCAGGGTGACGCTCGCTGGCGCGTCAAGTGCTGCGCTCTTGGCGAGGAGACTGGTACGGTTACGTTTAACAGAACACGCAACCCTCTGCTTTGCAGCGTTCTCACTCCAGGACCCGAGTACACGGACATAGTCGGCAGTGGGATGGATATCGTTGCAACCGAGCAGGTGGAATTGCGCCGTTTGGATGACCTATGGGAGGAATGCACCGAGGGCCTGCCGAATCGGCGCATCATGTTGAAGATGGATACACAGGGCTATAACGCGCAGGTGTTTGCAGGAGTGCGCGAACACGTGCATGAGATACAAGTGCTGCAGTCAGAACTCTCCGCTGGCGCTCTATATGTAAATGCAGCAAGTATGCTTGAAGAGCTGGGTGTTTATCAATCCTATAATTTTAGGGTATCCTGTATCCACCCCATCACCATTTCAAAAATATCACGCAACGCGATCGAGTACGACTGTGTGTTAAGTAAAGAAGAAAATAAATTATCAAAGTGA
- a CDS encoding glycosyltransferase family 61 protein, translated as MKHILRGTIVALERMMGTRLVTARTRIYGAETASISRVHLLSPASGHSPQEHGNIVHGVAQDSVYSVAVDDVVLRPANGRIFDRYGDSVADGDYEYRWYLPPAVYAGKRHRPSHRVEGASAYIATSDCRNYYHWLIDGILRLYTLEARGEPLTIVHPATVGPVVRESLELCLPRGFQLQYVNTAEELGLATAIIPSFVCNSVSWRIPLHHLERLRTTVFERLVSKGGAARRIYVSRASAVKRAVRNEEALLRVVKRHGFTVIDPAQLSFVEQVNTFRHAECIAGPHGAGLSNMVFAPAGCRILELANHNADVFYSDLSASLGYDHVVVRPMGALHDGEIDREVRGVNKRRHADVEYDLDAVSEACAAVARQ; from the coding sequence ATGAAACACATTCTCCGCGGAACCATTGTTGCTCTCGAGCGAATGATGGGGACACGCCTCGTGACGGCGCGCACGCGGATCTACGGGGCGGAAACGGCCTCTATTTCACGTGTGCACCTGTTGAGCCCCGCATCAGGACACTCGCCGCAGGAACATGGAAACATAGTTCACGGAGTTGCCCAGGACTCCGTCTATAGTGTCGCTGTCGACGATGTTGTTCTCCGTCCGGCGAACGGGCGGATTTTCGACAGATATGGAGACAGTGTTGCCGATGGGGATTACGAGTACCGCTGGTATCTTCCACCCGCTGTGTATGCGGGGAAACGGCACCGCCCTTCGCACAGAGTTGAGGGTGCAAGTGCCTACATCGCAACATCGGACTGCCGGAATTATTATCACTGGCTTATCGACGGCATACTCCGGTTGTACACTCTGGAGGCGCGTGGGGAACCCCTCACGATAGTACATCCCGCGACTGTAGGTCCGGTAGTGCGGGAGTCGCTGGAATTGTGTCTTCCGCGTGGTTTTCAATTGCAATATGTGAATACCGCGGAGGAACTCGGCCTGGCCACGGCGATAATACCATCCTTTGTCTGCAATTCGGTCTCGTGGCGTATTCCCCTCCATCATCTGGAGCGGCTGCGGACAACGGTGTTTGAACGCCTCGTTTCGAAGGGCGGCGCGGCGCGCCGTATTTATGTGTCACGCGCCTCGGCAGTGAAGCGTGCCGTGCGCAACGAAGAGGCGCTGTTACGTGTCGTGAAGCGGCATGGGTTCACTGTTATCGATCCTGCACAACTCAGCTTTGTCGAACAAGTCAATACGTTTCGTCACGCTGAATGTATTGCCGGTCCTCATGGCGCGGGTTTGAGCAATATGGTATTCGCACCAGCAGGGTGCCGCATTCTCGAACTGGCGAATCATAACGCCGATGTCTTTTATTCGGACCTATCCGCGTCACTCGGATACGACCATGTTGTGGTGAGGCCGATGGGTGCTCTTCACGACGGTGAAATCGACCGGGAAGTACGGGGCGTCAACAAACGCAGGCATGCCGACGTGGAATACGATCTTGACGCCGTTTCTGAAGCGTGCGCAGCCGTGGCACGGCAGTAA